The stretch of DNA AAAGAGAAAGGGCAATTGGGCCGATCCCATCCTTAGCAGCCGCAAGGCGCAACTAAGCCTCGCTTATATTCGCGCGATTGCTGCTGGAGCTTCATGTGTTGTTGATCACGTAGAGAATGACATAGAGAGCGTCGATGTGACGATAAAGTCCTTGACGAAGGGAAGCAAAGTCAGGTGGCCGAAAATCGATGTCCAGGCTAAGTGCACGTCTAAGGCTGTAT from candidate division KSB1 bacterium encodes:
- a CDS encoding DUF4365 domain-containing protein, which produces MSTNVTPKRKGNWADPILSSRKAQLSLAYIRAIAAGASCVVDHVENDIESVDVTIKSLTKGSKVRWPKIDVQAKCTSKAVLESSDFSFTLDTKNYEDLV